Proteins from one Podospora pseudoanserina strain CBS 124.78 chromosome 1, whole genome shotgun sequence genomic window:
- a CDS encoding hypothetical protein (EggNog:ENOG503P3GK): protein MSSSSQQPSTNAVPDTQLGLTEDEIQILRHGQQAVAAAGSSSSRAASRASSQGLLMIDSSSLSALGRHFDRVMQHIQQRLEYLMEQSQIVTLSVYDQSGQLIDNADAEIARYHDIMAQIDELELDFDRIRHIRDIVRDYRRRAEELERELERSGGGGSSRRDRGHRSHRHRT, encoded by the coding sequence atgtcgtcgtcgtcgcaacAACCGTCCACGAATGCCGTACCCGACACGCAACTAGGGCTGACAGAAGACGAGATTCAAATCCTTCGACATGGACAGCAGGCAGTGGCGGCAGCTgggtcctcgtcctcccgcGCCGCGAGCAGGGCGTCTTCGCAGGGGCTACTCATGATTGACAGCTCGTCTCTGTCCGCGCTGGGCCGACATTTTGACCGAGTCATGCAGCATATTCAGCAGCGGCTCGAGTACCTGATGGAACAATCGCAAATAGTAACTCTGAGCGTCTATGACCAGAGTGGTCAGCTCATCGACAATGCCGATGCCGAGATTGCGCGCTACCACGACATCATGGCGCAGATAGACGAGCTCGAGCTGGACTTTGACCGCATCAGACACATCCGGGATATTGTTAGGGACTATCGCCGGCGTGCTGAGGAGTTGGAGCGTGAGCTGGAGCGGTCAGGCGGCGGTGGGTCGTCGAGACGGGATCGTGGGCATCGGTCACATCGACATCGGACATGA